A DNA window from Ammospiza caudacuta isolate bAmmCau1 chromosome 21, bAmmCau1.pri, whole genome shotgun sequence contains the following coding sequences:
- the SLC31A2 gene encoding protein SLC31A2, whose product MQMTFYFSDTVVLLFDFWSVHSPTGMVLSVLVILLLSVLYEAVKMGKAVLLRRALLALPRSLSHEALTEPQEEEQSDPAQGRWFWFHVAQTLFHVLQVVLGYMVMLAVMSYNAWIFLGAIAGSTLGYFMVYPLLGRG is encoded by the exons ATGCAG ATGACCTTCTACTTCTCGGACACAGTCGTGCTGCTCTTTGACTTCTGGAGTGTCCACAGCCCCACAG ggatggtgctctcagtgctggtgatcctgctgctctctgtgctctaTGAGGCTGTGAAGATGGGCAAGGCCGTGCTGCTGCGGCGGgcgctgctggccctgccccgcaGCCTCAGCCACGAGGCCCTGACCGAGccccaggaggaggagcagagcgaCCCCGCGCAGGGCAG GTGGTTCTGGTTCCACGTGGCCCAGACTCTGTTCCACGTGCTGCAGGTGGTGCTGGGCTACATGGTGATGCTGGCAGTCATGTCCTACAACGCCTGGATCTTCCTGGGGGCCATTGCAGGCTCCACCCTGGGCTACTTCATGGTGTACCCGCTGCTGGGCCGGGGCTAG